In Phacochoerus africanus isolate WHEZ1 chromosome 2, ROS_Pafr_v1, whole genome shotgun sequence, one DNA window encodes the following:
- the IZUMO3 gene encoding izumo sperm-egg fusion protein 3 isoform X1, producing the protein MGDLWLLLLLPLSLAAFHGVKGCLECDPKFIEDIKSLLAKLVPSEVPGRTHLLERQVKEMIHLSFKVSHRDKMLRVLDVQKVVNLRTWLKTQLYKLSNETWKGAFILQGKLLDVRQNLESKLNEILKNFSEVACSEDCVVTEGPILDCWTCLRITARCFKGEYCSEDDPKKAENREIALFLILLAEVVILGSSLLLFHFCVSHRRKMKAIRRSLKKYLENKLEELMGIMDEKERGFGVRK; encoded by the exons ATGGGAGACCTGTGGTtgctcctgctcctgcccctgTCCCTGGCAGCCTTCCATGGGGTCAAAGGCTGTTTGGAATGTGACCCCAAATTCATAGAGGATATTAAGTCCCTGCTGGCAAAGCTGGTGCCCTCAGAAGTCCCTGGTCGAACCCACCTGCTTGAACGGCAGGTTAAGGAGATGATCCATTTAAGCTTCAAGGTCTCCCACAGGGACAAGATGCTTCGGGTGTTGG ATGTTCAAAAGGTTGTCAATTTGAGAACATGGCTGAAGACTCAACTTTATAAATTGAGCAATGAAACATGGAAAG GTGCCTTTATCCTTCAAGGCAAGCTTCTAGATGTCCGCCAAAACCTGGAATCCAAACtgaatgaaatattaaagaaCTTCTCTGAAGTTG CTTGTTCTGAAGACTGTG TTGTGACTGAAGGTCCTATCCTGGATTGTTGGACCTGTCTTCGCATCACCGCCCGGTGCTTCAAAGGAGAGTACTGTTCAG aAGATGATCCAAAGAAAGCCGAGAATCGAGAAATTGCACTATTTCTGATACTGCTAGCAGAAGTTGTAATATTGGGAAGTTCTTTGTTACT ATTCCATTTCTGTGTCTCTCATCGGAGGAAAATGAAGGCAATACGAAGGTCATTAAAGAAATATCTGGAGAATAAACTTGAGGAATTAATGGGAATAATGGATGAGAAGGAGAGaggttttggagtcagaaagTAA
- the IZUMO3 gene encoding izumo sperm-egg fusion protein 3 isoform X2: protein MGDLWLLLLLPLSLAAFHGVKGCLECDPKFIEDIKSLLAKLVPSEVPGRTHLLERQVKEMIHLSFKVSHRDKMLRVLDVQKVVNLRTWLKTQLYKLSNETWKGAFILQGKLLDVRQNLESKLNEILKNFSEVVVTEGPILDCWTCLRITARCFKGEYCSEDDPKKAENREIALFLILLAEVVILGSSLLLFHFCVSHRRKMKAIRRSLKKYLENKLEELMGIMDEKERGFGVRK from the exons ATGGGAGACCTGTGGTtgctcctgctcctgcccctgTCCCTGGCAGCCTTCCATGGGGTCAAAGGCTGTTTGGAATGTGACCCCAAATTCATAGAGGATATTAAGTCCCTGCTGGCAAAGCTGGTGCCCTCAGAAGTCCCTGGTCGAACCCACCTGCTTGAACGGCAGGTTAAGGAGATGATCCATTTAAGCTTCAAGGTCTCCCACAGGGACAAGATGCTTCGGGTGTTGG ATGTTCAAAAGGTTGTCAATTTGAGAACATGGCTGAAGACTCAACTTTATAAATTGAGCAATGAAACATGGAAAG GTGCCTTTATCCTTCAAGGCAAGCTTCTAGATGTCCGCCAAAACCTGGAATCCAAACtgaatgaaatattaaagaaCTTCTCTGAAGTTG TTGTGACTGAAGGTCCTATCCTGGATTGTTGGACCTGTCTTCGCATCACCGCCCGGTGCTTCAAAGGAGAGTACTGTTCAG aAGATGATCCAAAGAAAGCCGAGAATCGAGAAATTGCACTATTTCTGATACTGCTAGCAGAAGTTGTAATATTGGGAAGTTCTTTGTTACT ATTCCATTTCTGTGTCTCTCATCGGAGGAAAATGAAGGCAATACGAAGGTCATTAAAGAAATATCTGGAGAATAAACTTGAGGAATTAATGGGAATAATGGATGAGAAGGAGAGaggttttggagtcagaaagTAA